Proteins encoded by one window of Vigna radiata var. radiata cultivar VC1973A chromosome 5, Vradiata_ver6, whole genome shotgun sequence:
- the LOC106759749 gene encoding NADP-dependent malic enzyme isoform X2 yields MSRISLKENGGEVSATKDYTNGGGVRDLYGEDSATEDHLITPWTFSVASGYSLLRDPRYNKGLAFTEGERDAHYLRGLLPPAVLNQELQEKRLMHNLRQYEVPLHRYMAMMDLQERNERLFYRLLIDNVEELLPVVYTPTVGEACQKYGSIFRRPQGLYISLKEKGKILEVLKNWPEKSIQVIVVTDGERILGLGDLGCQGMGIPVGKLSLYTALGGVRPSSCLPITIDVGTNNEKLLNDEFYIGLRQRRATGKEYAELLDEFMRAVKQNYGEKVLIQFEDFANHNAFDLLAKYSSSHLVFNDDIQGTASVVLAGLLASLKLVGGTLADHTFLFLGAGEAGTGIAELIALEISKQTNAPVEETRKKIWLVDSKGLIVSSRLESLQHFKKPWAHEHEPVKGLLDAVKAIKPTVLIGSSGVGKTFTKEVVETMAFLNEKPLILALSNPTSQSECTAEEAYTWSKGKAIFASGSPFDPVEYEGKLFVPGQANNAYIFPGFGLGLIISGAIRVRDEMLLAASEALAAQVSEENYDKGLIYPPFSNIRKISAHIAAKVAAKAYDLGLASHLPRPKDLVKYAESCMYSPGYRSYR; encoded by the exons ATGTCGAGAATTTCCTTGAAGGAGAATGGTGGTGAGGTTTCTGCCACGAAGGATTATACCAATGGTGGGGGTGTGAGGGACTTGTATGGTGAGGATAGCGCCACTGAGGACCATCTTATCACTCCATGGACCTTCTCTGTGGCCAG TGGATACAGTTTGCTGAGAGATCCACGCTACAACAAAGGGCTGGCCTTTACTGAGGGAGAGAGAGATGCTCATTACTTGCGTGGCCTTTTGCCCCCAGCTGTCCTCAATCAGGAACTTCAG GAAAAGAGGTTGATGCACAATCTTCGCCAGTATGAGGTTCCTCTGCATAGGTACATGGCCATGATGGATCTCCAG GAGAGGAATGAAAGGCTATTCTACAGGCTTCTTATCGATAATGTTGAGGAACTGCTTCCTGTTGTTTACACTCCAACGGTTGGAGAAGCCTGTCAGAAATACGGAAGCATTTTTAGGCGTCCTCAGGGTCTATATATCAGTTTGAAAGAAAA AGGAAAGATCCTTGAAGTACTGAAAAACTGGCCAGAAAAGAGTATTCAAGTTATTGTTGTGACCGATGGTGAGCGTATATTAGGACTTGGAGATCTTGGCTGCcag GGAATGGGAATTCCTGTTGGGAAACTTTCTCTCTATACTGCTTTAGGAGGTGTTCGCCCTTCGTCC TGCTTGCCTATTACCATTGATGTTGGCACAAACAACGAAAAGTTGCTGAATGATGAGTTTTACATTGGGCTTAGACAAAGGCGTGCAACTGGGAAG GAATATGCGGAGCTTCTAGACGAGTTTATGCGCGCAGTTAAGCAGAACTATGGAGAGAAAGTTCTCATACAG TTTGAGGATTTCGCCAATCATAATGCATTTGATCTGCTGGCGAAATACAGTTCATCTCATCTTGTTTTTAACGATGATATCCAG GGCACGGCATCTGTTGTGTTAGCAGGATTGCTTGCATCCCTGAAATTAGTTGGGGGAACCTTAGCTGACCACACCTTCTTGTTCTTGGGTGCTGGAGAG GCTGGAACTGGTATAGCAGAGCTGATTGCTCTTGAGATTTCAAAGCAG ACAAATGCTCCAGTGGAAGAGACCCGAAAGAAGATCTGGCTTGTGGATTCAAAG GGACTTATTGTTAGCTCTCGTCTGGAATCACTTCAGCACTTCAAAAAGCCTTGGGCACATGAGCATGAACCTGTGAAGGGGCTACTAGATGCTGTCAAG GCAATCAAGCCAACCGTTTTGATTGGATCATCTGGAGTAGGGAAGACATTTACCAAGGAGGTGGTTGAAACCATGGCATTCTTGAATGAG AAACCACTCATTCTTGCTCTCTCCAACCCAACTTCACAATCTGAGTGCACAGCTGAAGAAGCTTACACATGGAGCAAG GGTAAAGCAATCTTTGCTAGTGGAAGCCCATTTGATCCTGTTGAATATGAAGGAAAACTTTTTGTTCCTGGACAG GCCAACAATGCTTACATATTTCCTGGTTTTGGGTTGGGATTGATCATCTCTGGTGCAATCCGTGTGCGTGATGAGATGCTCCTGGCAGCCT CCGAAGCTTTGGCTGCACAAGTATCAGAGGAGAACTATGATAAGGGACTGATTTACCCTCCATTCTCAAACATCAGGAAGATATCAGCCCATATTGCGGCTAAAGTGGCGGCTAAGGCATATGATCTAG GTTTGGCTTCTCATCTGCCTCGACCAAAGGATCTTGTTAAATATGCAGAAAGTTGCATGTACAGCCCCGGCTACCGAAGCTACCGTTGA
- the LOC106762774 gene encoding protein cereblon — protein MDDDERERLLERERLQIQMIRQLDLEHLEVEEVDYSDEDEDADPEVDPDYAFWLSQLTSSGSPHSSAEFTFDTYITPLHTYLGDVEDTRHRTAFLDGGAVLNIPLFCLRGVVLFPGATLPLRVIEPRLVAAVERALTQDDVPHTIAVIRIHRDTATRRTKSASIGTTAEIRQFGRLGDGSLNVVTRGQQRFRLRRSWNDVEGVPYGEIQIIEEDLPVRIPRDAFGKLAPLSNMPCSQAVPHTVSSPYSHAKMQRSKDKESDSEPDSDDSFENELSPVERKIHLSVVGSSYVDDTMGESANSCNPKFMSKSDQEIRSNLDSRTGNCSTSGKQSWNEELNRCKNICAYTSHKISKAFWPHWTYRMFDSYFLAQRAADMWKRIVGVPNMESLVKKPDVLSFHIASKIPVSESTRQELLDIDGIAYRLRREIELLESIDLIRCKSCETTIAKRSDMLVMSSEGPLSAYVNPGGYVHEIMTLYKANGLSLLGPAVAEYSWFPGYAWTIAICATCKTQMGWLFTARSQKLKPSTFWGIRSCQLAEEKTRKPIV, from the exons ATGGATGACGATGAGAGAGAGAGGTTACTGGAGAGGGAGAGATTGCAAATCCAGATGATTCGCCAGCTCGATCTCGAGCACCTTGAAGTTGAAGAAGTCGATTACTCCGATGAAGACGAAGACGCCGACCCCGAGGTCGACCCGGATTATGCGTTTTGGCTTTCACAATTAACTTCGTCCGGTTCTCCTCACTCTTCTGCTGAATTCACTTTTGACACTTATATCACGCCGTTGCATACCTATCTCGGTG ATGTCGAAGACACGCGTCACAGGACTGCGTTTTTGGACGGTGGAGCTGTATTGAACATTCCGCTCTTTTGTCTCCGAG GAGTCGTACTCTTTCCCGGGGCTACACTTCCCCTTAGAGTTATTGAACCTCGTTTGGTGGCTGCTGTGGAGAGAGCTCTAACTCAAGATGATGTTCCTCATACCATTGCTGTG ATTCGAATCCATAGGGACACTGCAACACGTAGGACGAAATCAGCAAGCATTGGGACAACTGCTGAG ATTCGGCAATTTGGGCGTCTGGGGGATGGTTCACTGAATGTAGTTACCCGTGGACAACAACGATTTCGCCTAAGACGGTCCTGGAATGATGTGGAAGGAGTG CCTTATGGAGAGATCCAAATTATTGAGGAAGATCTTCCAGTGAGAATTCCAAGAGATGCTTTTGGCAAATTGGCACCATTGAGTAACATGCCCTGTAGTCAAGCTGTCCCACATACGGTGTCTTCACCATATTCTCATGCTAAAATGCAAAGGTCAAAAGATAAGGAAAGTGATTCAGAACCAGATTCAGATGACAGTTTTGAGAATGAACTCTCACCAGTGGAAAGGAAAATCCATCTATCAGTTGTTGGCTCCAGTTATGTAGATGATACAATGGGTGAATCAGCGAACAGCTGCAACCCTAAATTCATGAGTAAGTCAGATCAGGAAATTAGATCCAATCTGGATTCAAGGACTGGGAATTGTTCCACTTCTGGAAAGCAGTCATGGAATGAAGAGCTTAATAGATGTAAAAACATATGTGCCTACACATctcataaaatttcaaaagcatTTTGGCCCCACTGGACATATCGGATGTTTGACTCTTATTTTCTGGCACAAAGGGCTGCAG ATATGTGGAAGCGAATAGTTGGGGTGCCTAACATGGAAAGTCTCGTTAAGAAGCCTGATGTTTTATCATTTCACATAGCTAGTAAAATACCTGTGTCTGAGTCTACAAGGCAGGAGCTTTTGGATATAGATGGCATTGCATACAGATTACGTAGGGAAATTGAATTACTAGAGAGCATTGATCTTATCAGGTGTAAAAGCTGTGAG ACTACGATTGCAAAACGAAGTGATATGTTGGTGATGTCGAGTGAGGGTCCTCTTAGTGCTTATGTGAATCCAGGTGGTTATGTGCATGAGATAATGACTCTTTACAAGGCAAATGGTTTATCTCTTCTTGGACCAGCAGTGGCTGAATACAGTTGGTTTCCTGG GTATGCATGGACAATTGCTATTTGTGCTACATGTAAAACCCAAATGGGGTGGCTTTTCACAGCCAGGAGCCAAAAACTAAAACCCAGCACTTTCTGGGGGATTCGCAGCTGTCAACTTGCAGAAGAAAAAACGCGAAAACCTATAGTTTGA
- the LOC106759749 gene encoding NADP-dependent malic enzyme isoform X1, which translates to MMWLNRHRHNIATLLPHTKKLLPVIMSRISLKENGGEVSATKDYTNGGGVRDLYGEDSATEDHLITPWTFSVASGYSLLRDPRYNKGLAFTEGERDAHYLRGLLPPAVLNQELQEKRLMHNLRQYEVPLHRYMAMMDLQERNERLFYRLLIDNVEELLPVVYTPTVGEACQKYGSIFRRPQGLYISLKEKGKILEVLKNWPEKSIQVIVVTDGERILGLGDLGCQGMGIPVGKLSLYTALGGVRPSSCLPITIDVGTNNEKLLNDEFYIGLRQRRATGKEYAELLDEFMRAVKQNYGEKVLIQFEDFANHNAFDLLAKYSSSHLVFNDDIQGTASVVLAGLLASLKLVGGTLADHTFLFLGAGEAGTGIAELIALEISKQTNAPVEETRKKIWLVDSKGLIVSSRLESLQHFKKPWAHEHEPVKGLLDAVKAIKPTVLIGSSGVGKTFTKEVVETMAFLNEKPLILALSNPTSQSECTAEEAYTWSKGKAIFASGSPFDPVEYEGKLFVPGQANNAYIFPGFGLGLIISGAIRVRDEMLLAASEALAAQVSEENYDKGLIYPPFSNIRKISAHIAAKVAAKAYDLGLASHLPRPKDLVKYAESCMYSPGYRSYR; encoded by the exons ATGATGTGGCTCAATAGGCATAGACACAATATTGCGACTCTGTTACCACACACAAAA AAGTTGTTGCCAGTGATCATGTCGAGAATTTCCTTGAAGGAGAATGGTGGTGAGGTTTCTGCCACGAAGGATTATACCAATGGTGGGGGTGTGAGGGACTTGTATGGTGAGGATAGCGCCACTGAGGACCATCTTATCACTCCATGGACCTTCTCTGTGGCCAG TGGATACAGTTTGCTGAGAGATCCACGCTACAACAAAGGGCTGGCCTTTACTGAGGGAGAGAGAGATGCTCATTACTTGCGTGGCCTTTTGCCCCCAGCTGTCCTCAATCAGGAACTTCAG GAAAAGAGGTTGATGCACAATCTTCGCCAGTATGAGGTTCCTCTGCATAGGTACATGGCCATGATGGATCTCCAG GAGAGGAATGAAAGGCTATTCTACAGGCTTCTTATCGATAATGTTGAGGAACTGCTTCCTGTTGTTTACACTCCAACGGTTGGAGAAGCCTGTCAGAAATACGGAAGCATTTTTAGGCGTCCTCAGGGTCTATATATCAGTTTGAAAGAAAA AGGAAAGATCCTTGAAGTACTGAAAAACTGGCCAGAAAAGAGTATTCAAGTTATTGTTGTGACCGATGGTGAGCGTATATTAGGACTTGGAGATCTTGGCTGCcag GGAATGGGAATTCCTGTTGGGAAACTTTCTCTCTATACTGCTTTAGGAGGTGTTCGCCCTTCGTCC TGCTTGCCTATTACCATTGATGTTGGCACAAACAACGAAAAGTTGCTGAATGATGAGTTTTACATTGGGCTTAGACAAAGGCGTGCAACTGGGAAG GAATATGCGGAGCTTCTAGACGAGTTTATGCGCGCAGTTAAGCAGAACTATGGAGAGAAAGTTCTCATACAG TTTGAGGATTTCGCCAATCATAATGCATTTGATCTGCTGGCGAAATACAGTTCATCTCATCTTGTTTTTAACGATGATATCCAG GGCACGGCATCTGTTGTGTTAGCAGGATTGCTTGCATCCCTGAAATTAGTTGGGGGAACCTTAGCTGACCACACCTTCTTGTTCTTGGGTGCTGGAGAG GCTGGAACTGGTATAGCAGAGCTGATTGCTCTTGAGATTTCAAAGCAG ACAAATGCTCCAGTGGAAGAGACCCGAAAGAAGATCTGGCTTGTGGATTCAAAG GGACTTATTGTTAGCTCTCGTCTGGAATCACTTCAGCACTTCAAAAAGCCTTGGGCACATGAGCATGAACCTGTGAAGGGGCTACTAGATGCTGTCAAG GCAATCAAGCCAACCGTTTTGATTGGATCATCTGGAGTAGGGAAGACATTTACCAAGGAGGTGGTTGAAACCATGGCATTCTTGAATGAG AAACCACTCATTCTTGCTCTCTCCAACCCAACTTCACAATCTGAGTGCACAGCTGAAGAAGCTTACACATGGAGCAAG GGTAAAGCAATCTTTGCTAGTGGAAGCCCATTTGATCCTGTTGAATATGAAGGAAAACTTTTTGTTCCTGGACAG GCCAACAATGCTTACATATTTCCTGGTTTTGGGTTGGGATTGATCATCTCTGGTGCAATCCGTGTGCGTGATGAGATGCTCCTGGCAGCCT CCGAAGCTTTGGCTGCACAAGTATCAGAGGAGAACTATGATAAGGGACTGATTTACCCTCCATTCTCAAACATCAGGAAGATATCAGCCCATATTGCGGCTAAAGTGGCGGCTAAGGCATATGATCTAG GTTTGGCTTCTCATCTGCCTCGACCAAAGGATCTTGTTAAATATGCAGAAAGTTGCATGTACAGCCCCGGCTACCGAAGCTACCGTTGA
- the LOC106761314 gene encoding protein SAWADEE HOMEODOMAIN HOMOLOG 2 isoform X1, with product MDRLRPRNREVFSGFTNAEIEKMKNFLKEPKGVTWGREFYQKLAGSFNRSTGRAGKPVIKWTEIEGWFQARLQDLPQVPNSELMVPKCKEVDVMQDPSELEFEAKSSKDGAWYDVEAFLAHRFLSTGEAEVHVRFVGFGAEEDEWINIKSSVRQRSIPLENTECSNLNVGDSVLCFQERRDQAIYFDAQIVEIQRRMHDIRGCRCLILIRYDHDNSEERVRLRRLCRRAKY from the exons ATGGACCGCTTGCGTCCTCGGAACCGAGAGGTTTTTTCTGGATTTACAAATGCAGag attgagaaaatgaaaaatttcttgaaaGAACCTAAAGGGGTAACATGGGGCAGAGAATTTTACCAAAAACTGGCTGGAAGTTTCAA TCGTTCCACTGGTCGTGCGGGGAAGCCTGTCATAAAATGGACAGAG ATTGAAGGTTGGTTTCAGGCGAGGCTCCAAGACTTACCACAAGTCCCTAACAGTGAGTTGATGGTTCCTAAATGTAAGGAAG TAGATGTTATGCAAGATCCATCAGAGTTGGAATTTGAAGCAAAATCATCAAAAGACGGGGCATG GTATGATGTTGAGGCATTTCTTGCTCATAGATTTCTTAGCACAGGGGAAGCT GAAGTACATGTCAGATTTGTTGGATTTGGAGCTGAGGAAGATGAGTGGATCAATATTAAAAGTTCAGTCCGCCAACGCTCTATACCATTGGAAAACACGGAGTGTTCAAACCTAAATGTTGGAGACTCTGTCCTATGCTTCCAG GAGAGGAGAGATCAAGCAATTTACTTCGATGCTCAGATTGTAGAGATCCAAAGGAGAATGCATGATATTAGAGGTTGCAGGTGTCTCATCTTAATAAGATATGATCATGACAACAGTGAG GAGAGGGTTCGATTGAGAAGACTTTGCCGCAGAGCAAAATATTAG
- the LOC106761314 gene encoding protein SAWADEE HOMEODOMAIN HOMOLOG 2 isoform X2, which produces MDRLRPRNREVFSGFTNAEIEKMKNFLKEPKGVTWGREFYQKLAGSFNRSTGRAGKPVIKWTEIEGWFQARLQDLPQVPNSELMVPKCKEDVMQDPSELEFEAKSSKDGAWYDVEAFLAHRFLSTGEAEVHVRFVGFGAEEDEWINIKSSVRQRSIPLENTECSNLNVGDSVLCFQERRDQAIYFDAQIVEIQRRMHDIRGCRCLILIRYDHDNSEERVRLRRLCRRAKY; this is translated from the exons ATGGACCGCTTGCGTCCTCGGAACCGAGAGGTTTTTTCTGGATTTACAAATGCAGag attgagaaaatgaaaaatttcttgaaaGAACCTAAAGGGGTAACATGGGGCAGAGAATTTTACCAAAAACTGGCTGGAAGTTTCAA TCGTTCCACTGGTCGTGCGGGGAAGCCTGTCATAAAATGGACAGAG ATTGAAGGTTGGTTTCAGGCGAGGCTCCAAGACTTACCACAAGTCCCTAACAGTGAGTTGATGGTTCCTAAATGTAAGGAAG ATGTTATGCAAGATCCATCAGAGTTGGAATTTGAAGCAAAATCATCAAAAGACGGGGCATG GTATGATGTTGAGGCATTTCTTGCTCATAGATTTCTTAGCACAGGGGAAGCT GAAGTACATGTCAGATTTGTTGGATTTGGAGCTGAGGAAGATGAGTGGATCAATATTAAAAGTTCAGTCCGCCAACGCTCTATACCATTGGAAAACACGGAGTGTTCAAACCTAAATGTTGGAGACTCTGTCCTATGCTTCCAG GAGAGGAGAGATCAAGCAATTTACTTCGATGCTCAGATTGTAGAGATCCAAAGGAGAATGCATGATATTAGAGGTTGCAGGTGTCTCATCTTAATAAGATATGATCATGACAACAGTGAG GAGAGGGTTCGATTGAGAAGACTTTGCCGCAGAGCAAAATATTAG